From the genome of Candidatus Babeliales bacterium:
TGCAAGAAATGTATGGCGTTGAAGTGTCACCGACACTTATTTCTAATGTTACAGATGAAGTTATTGATGAAGTAAAAAGTTGGCAATCACGACCGCTGGATAAAGTTTATCCGATCGTGTATTTAGATGCGCTAGTGATCAAAGTCAAAGAAGATAAGCGCGTGCAAAATAAAGCATTTTATTTAGCATTGGGCGTAAATATAGAGGGTCAAAAAGAGTTGCTAGGTATTTGGATCAGTGTAAATGAAGGCGCTAAATTTTGGTTAAACGTGCTGACTGAACTTAAAAACCGCGGAGTGGAAGATATTCTCGTTGCATGTGTTGATGGCTTAACGGGCTTCCCAGACGCAATAGCGGCGGTTTATCCAAAAGCACAAGTGCAGTTATGCATTGTGCATATGATCCGAAATTCTTTGCGTTATGTAGGTTGGAAAAGCCGTAAGGTTGTTGCCGCTGATCTCAAAGCCATTTATGGCGCAAAGACAGTTGAAGGAGCAGAGCTTGCATTAAGTGCTTTTTCTGATAAATGGGATAAAGAATATCCATCAATTAGCAAAAGCTGGTATATGCACTGGGAAAATATAATTCCTTTTTTCGCTTATCCACCTGATATTCG
Proteins encoded in this window:
- a CDS encoding IS256 family transposase, translating into MAKKNNLFDPKMLDELIKNVKTSEEVFGENGLMKQFKKAILERMLESELTTDLGYEKYDPKGKNSGNSRNGHTEKTLKTEDGELIIAIPRDRQGEFEPQIVPKHQTRFTGLDDKIISLYARGMTTRDIQMQLQEMYGVEVSPTLISNVTDEVIDEVKSWQSRPLDKVYPIVYLDALVIKVKEDKRVQNKAFYLALGVNIEGQKELLGIWISVNEGAKFWLNVLTELKNRGVEDILVACVDGLTGFPDAIAAVYPKAQVQLCIVHMIRNSLRYVGWKSRKVVAADLKAIYGAKTVEGAELALSAFSDKWDKEYPSISKSWYMHWENIIPFFAYPPDIRKVIYTTNAIESLNMTLRKVLKNKRAFPSDEAALKQLYLGIKNISKKWTMPVRNWKEAMNCFLIMFEKRLSEVI